In a single window of the Cydia splendana chromosome 20, ilCydSple1.2, whole genome shotgun sequence genome:
- the LOC134800599 gene encoding zinc finger protein OZF-like, whose product MADGSAGHQLSIVVRNRDVVLPVPVTTAIVHNMSLETAHVEEAEAMCVKTEPGEVCVKEEQECENSVLRGVSAAAAQAGLYVDHVVKDELVLGPEEWHRPKVLPLQVCSEGSAARAREQLAMACSVVLERLRGDATKTHNRRHQRIHTGEKPYKCSNCDYKCTNSSTLRKHERTHTGEKPFQCGHCDYKCSRKSNLLVYQRIHTGEKPYRCSHCDYKCSDSSTLRKHERAHTGEKSFQCSHCDYKCSRKSRLRQHLTIHIGAKPFQCSHCDYKCNKKSQLQLHLTKHTGAKPFKCSICDYKSNRKEHLLVHQRIHTGDKPYTCSLCDYKCSNSSALRRHERTHTGEKLFQCIHCDYKCSWKSNLLVHQRIHTGEKPYTCSHCDYKCSDCSTLRKHERTHTGEKPFQCSHCDYKCSRKSRLRQHLTIHTGAKPFKCSMCDYKINRKEHLLVHQRIHNREKPYTCSHCDYKCTNRSALRTHERTHTGEKPYQCSHCDYKCSQRSRLQQHLMTYCGEAI is encoded by the exons ATGGCGGACGGCTCGGCTGGACATCAGTTGTCTATCGTGGTGCGCAATCGGGATGTT GTGTTGCCAGTACCAGTAACTACAGCTATAGTGCACAACATGTCTCTAGAGACAGCACATGTTGAGGAGGCAGAGGCGATGTGTGTGAAGACGGAGCCCGGAGAGGTGTGTGTGAAGGAGGAGCAGGAGTGCGAGAACAGCGTGCTGCGAGGAGTgagcgcggcggccgcgcaggCCGGACTGTATGTTGATCATGTGGTCAAGGACGAGCTCGTGCTGGGTCCCGAGGAGTGGCATCGCCCTAAAGTGCTCCCACTACAAG TGTGTTCGGAGggcagcgccgcccgcgccagggAACAGCTCGCGATGGCTTGTTCCGTGGTGCTTGAGCGTCTCCGCGGCGACGCGACT AAGACGCACAACCGGCGACACCAGAGGATACACACTGGAgaaaagccttacaaatgtagtaattgcgactacaagtgcacTAATAGTTCAACCTTACGAAAACATGAAAGGACgcatactggcgagaagccttttcaatgtggccactgtgattacaaatgcagccgGAAGTCAAACTTACTAGTTTACCAAAGGATACACACTGGAGAGAAGCCGTACAGATGTAgtcattgcgactacaagtgcagtgATAGTTCAACCTTACGAAAACATGAAAGGgcacatactggcgagaagtcttttcagtgtagccactgtgattacaaatgcagtcgcaAGTCACGCTTACGACAACACCTGACGATACATattggggcgaagccatttcagtgtagccactgtgattacaaatgcaataaaaaGTCACAATTACAACTACACCTGACgaaacatactggggcgaagccatttaaaTGTAGCATCTGCGACTACAAGAGCAATCGGAAAGAACACTTACTAGTTCACCAAAGGATACACACCGGAGACAAGCCGTACACATGTAGTCtttgcgactacaagtgcagtaATAGTTCAGCCTTACGAAGACatgaaaggacacatactggcgaaaAGCTTTTTCAGTGTatccactgtgattacaaatgcagctgGAAGTCAAACTTACTAGTTCACCAAAGAATTCACACCGGAGAGAAGCCGTACACATGTAgtcattgcgactacaagtgcagtgATTGTTCAACCTTACGAAAACatgaaaggacacatactggcgaaaagccttttcagtgtagccactgtgattacaaatgcagtcggaagtcaCGCTTACGACAACATCTGACAAttcatactggggcgaagccatttaaaTGTAGCATGTGCGACTACAAGATCAATCGGAAAGAACACTTACTAGTTCACCAAAGAATACACAACAGAGAGAAGCCGTACACATGTAgtcattgcgactacaagtgcacTAATAGGTCAGCCTTACGAACTCatgaaaggacacatactggcgagaagccttatcagtgtagccactgtgattacaaatgcagtcagagaTCAAGATTACAACAGCACCTGATGACATACTGTGGCGAAGCCATTTAA